TCCTCTGGTATATTCTGCATCAGGGATGCCTTCAGGAGCAAGTTTTGACGATACTTCCAGAGTATTCAAGTGGACGCCGGCTGTTTCACAGAAAGGTACCTATTCTGTAAGCTTCAAGGTAAGCGATGGAACACTCAATGATTATCAAACGATTGCAGTTACGGCAAAAGAACCCTCATCTACCAGTTCCTCGGGCGGCGGTGGCGGTGGTGGAGGAGGCGGTGGCGGAAGCCCTTCGGGCAGCGGTGAGAAATATGAGAACGTTGAGTTCAAGGATTACTCCATCAGGTACGTGATGAAGGACACTGAGACAGTGTACAACTTTACAAAAGAGAACAGCATTATAACACAGGTAAGCCTGGCATCAAGACTGAACCAGGGTCAGACCAAAGTCGTGGTAGAGACACTCAAGGACAGATCCTCTCTGGTCAATAAAGTAGCTCCTGGTCTGGTTTACAGGAACCTGAACATCTGGGCAGGGGATGAGAAACTCTCGCCTGCCAGCCTGTCAGATGCGCATGTTGTTTTCAGGGTGGAGAAAGGCTGGATTGAGACCAGCAGGGTAGACCCGTTCTCGATAAGACTTCTCCAGCATGCCAGCGGTTCATGGGAGCAGCTGCCCACCACCAGGACCGGTGAAGACGAGATTTACGTCTATTATATTGCAAAGACATCTGCTTTTTCAATGTTCGCCATCTCAAGCATGGATGAAAAAGCACTGATTGAAGGTTCCGGTAAAGGAGGGCCGGGTGCACTGCAGCCTGAAGGCGAGGAGAACGGCACAATGTCTGTGGCTGATCCGGACAAGGCCGGGCCGTCTATGGCTGAACAGGAACGGAGATCTTCCTGGCTTCTGTTGCTTACCATCATAGGACTGATGGCTCTGGGAGTAATAGGCTACAGGTACAAGGATCCTCTGAGTAAAGCCATCACACAATTTGGCAATCCTGACGGGAAGCGTTACAGACGCTTTAGACGCTAGCTATTCCTGCTGATCAGGATACATGGTCAGGGAGAGATAGCATTCTCTCCTCCTATCTCTCTTTTCAAGCAATGGTACTAGTTTTACTTAGCAGAGTTTCTATGCTCTTTATTGCTCCTCAGGGGAACTATGTTTGTAACGAGGGGTTGTGGGGTCTAGCTATGCTTTTAAACGGAAAGAGCACCAGACGGTCCGTTTGCCGGAAATCAGGAAGGGACCTGTTGTATATTTTATGCATCCTTCTTGTCGTGGTATCTGCGGGTATGGCAAACGCAGACTCTGATGATGAGAATGATACGGTTTCAACCGATGACAGTGAAGATGACAAGGATACCGATAGCAGCGAGGATGCCGCTGAAACAGAAGATACAACGAGTGCTGGTGATCCTTCGGCAGCTGAACCTGGTGACAATGAGGATGAAACAGGTGAAGACGATCCTGTAAGTAAAGAGGGCAATCCCAATGACACCGGATCAGGAGATACCCAGGCCGGAGATGAAGGCGAAGCAGACCCTGCTGAGTCCGATGATCCGGAAGACAGCACACAAGGCTCCGACGGATCAGCTTCAGATAAGGATACAATAATATCTGCCAATACATCAGCCAGCAACACCAGTGAATCCCAGGACAGCGATGAGAAAAAGGACGAGGATAGTAACGGGGGTAAGAAAGAGAAGGATAACGGCAAATCCAGCGAAGGGTCAGCAGCCGCAGCTCCCGCTGAGCCTGCTCTGAATAACAATGAGATAAGTGAGGATAAACAGGATACTAAGAAATCCTCCGATGATACAGACAAGGACAACGACAGCAAGGCAGACAGTGATAATAAAAAAGATACTGATGCCAAGGCCGATTCTTCAGGTTCCGTTCCAGATACCAGCTCTAAGGATGATGATGCTTCTAAGGATGAAAATGGTAAAGAAAAATCACCCAAGGATGACACTGCTAAAGATAGTTCCTCTAAGGATAATCCTTCTAAGGGTGCTTCAGTAACCAGGGATTCCGGCTCTGTAAGCAGTTCAACAGGAAGCTCAACTGGTACTGCCAGTACTACTGTTAGCAGCACGGCCAATAACAAATCCAAGTACACTGCGGATACTAAGGAAAGCTCAGGCGGCAACCTCACAACAGATCATACAAGCAATGTGAGCAGTCAGGTGAATGCTTCAGTTAACATCTCTTCGAACCTTTCCATTATACGCTCTGAAGATGCGGAATTCCTCAGAGAGTTCCGTGACTCGACGGAGTCCGGGGATAATATTGAATTCAGGGACTACTCTTTTGCTTCTATTGTAAGGGGTCAGGAGGCACTGTTCAGATTTGGATATGAGGAAAATGTTGTTACTTCTGTCAGTTTCATGCCGGCGGTCAGCGGGGGACATGTCCGGACCGTTGTGGAGATCCTGAAGGGCACCTCGACACTTATCAGGGAGCACGCGCCTGGAATGGTGTACAGGAACTTCAATATATGGGTAGGAGACGCTGAGTTCTCTCCGCAGAAGATCACAGATGCAAGGGTCAGCTTTAAGGTGGAGAAGGAGTGGCTCACATCAAACGATATCGACTCCGGGACCATGGTCCTTTATACATATATCAATGGCTGGAACTCCCTGTCTACGGAAATAACAGGAGAGGATGAGGAGTATGTGTACTATACGGCACAGACTCCGGGATTCTCATTATTTGCCATCGCAAGTACAGAAGACTCATATATGCTCACTGGCGACCAGGCTGGTAAACTACCGGCTGCGCGAGAGGACAGTGGCATTGGGAGCAGTGCAGCAGCCTCCGGGAAGAGTGAGGTCCCACATTACAATACTTACAGGAGCGCTGCAATCCTGCTGGTCAGCCTGCTTGTTGCAGGGGCTGTGGGTATGGCAGGTCTGAAGTATATGGCTCGCCCTGCTGGAAATGGTAGTATGGATGATGGTGACAATAGTGATGTTAAAAACTGAGCATGGGTTTGTAGATATAATCCGGTGCATCCAGTTCATTATCCCGTCTCTCCCCATATTTTTATGTATTATCGGGTTTTAGTATAAGCAAGGGAAGAGCCAGGGAACAATATGCTTGACAGAATGTTTGATCCAAATGCCGTAGCCGTTATAGGGGCTTCGAGGAACAAAGGCAAGGTGGGAAGGGCAGTACTTGAGAATCTCATGGCTGCCAGTGACGACATAGATATAATTCCCATCAACCCCAAGGACGAGGAAATACTGGGGCTTCGCGCCTATCCCTCTATCCTGGATGTCCCCCGGGAGAAGAATGTCGAACTTGCAGTTATAGTGATACCGGCAAAGCTGGTTCCCGGAGCCATCGAGCAGTGTGCTCTTGCAGGTGTGAAGAACGTTGTCGTTATCTCGGCAGGCTTCAAGGAGGCAGGCATAGAGGGTGCCCACCTGGAACGTGAATGCGTCGCTTTGTGCGAAAAGTACGGCATCGATATGGTAGGGCCCAACTGTCTGGGTATTATTGATACGGCATCAGGTCTTAATGCATCCTTTGCCGCAAACATGGCATTAAGGGGCAACATTGCCATGATGTCACAATCCGGGGCCATATGTACCGTGACCCTGGACTGGGCCGAGAAGACAAGTGTCGGTTTCTCCAAGTTCGTGAGCCTTGGAAATAAGGCTGACCTTGATGAGAACGATTTCCTCGGTTTCTTTAACAGGGATAAAGATACGTCTGTCATCGCCGCATACCTTGAAGGGATAAAGAACGGGCCGGATTTCATAAAGGTTGCAAGGCAGGTAACCCGCTCCAAGCCTGTAATAGTTGTGAAATCGGGAAGGACCTCGGTAGGTTCCAGGGCAGTATCATCCCACACAGGTACCCTTGCGGGTGCTGATGCTGCATATGATGCAGCTTTCAGGCAGAGCGGTGTGCTGCGTGCAGACTCCCTGGCAGAGATGCTTGACAAATCCAGGGCCTTTTCGGCTTATCCCCTGCCAGCCGGCAGGAACATTGCTATTGTGACCAATGCCGGCGGTCTGGGGATACTGGCTGCTGATGCATGTTCCAATGCAGGGCTGACCATCACATCCCTTGAGGAATCCACTATCGCAAAGCTCAGGGAAGCGCTGCCACCGGCTGCAGGATTGTACAATCCCGTGGATGTGCTCGGGGATGCAAGTGCCGATATGTATGCCTATGCGCTCAGGACCGTGCTTGCAGACAGGAATGTGAACGGAGTGATAGTTCTTGTGTCCCCGCAAGCAATGACCGCTGTGGGAGAGATCGCGGAGAAGATAGTTGATACCGTAAAGAGCTCCGATAAGCCCGTGCTCTGCAATCTGGCAGGCGGTACACGGGTCCAGGAAGGTGAGGATATCCTGCACCGAAATGGGATCCCGAATTATCCGTTCCCTGAGAGAGCGGTCACAAGCATGTATGCATTGTGTGAGTACTATTCCATCAGGAACCGGAGTTACGTGCCACCCGATGAGATGAAGGTGGACAGAATACATGCAGCTGAAGCCATAAGAGAGGCACGCGAGAAAAAGACACGGACCCTTGGCCTTGAGTCTATGGGCATATTGTCCTCATACGGAATTCATGTGGTAGATTCCAGGATCGCGAAAACCCTCCCTGAAGCAGTGAGGATATCCGAAGAGATAGGTTACCCCGTGGTCATGAAGATCGTATCGCCTGACATCTCTCACAAGACCGATGTGGGAGGCATCCGTCTCAACCTGCAGCACGCCGATGACGTGGAGCGCGCTTATAACACCATGATGTCTGACGTGCGCCACTATATGCACAATGCACAGATAGCAGGCGTCCAGATACAGAAAATGCTCAGCGGGGGGAAGGAAGTGATCATCGGGATGAACCGGGACCCTCAGTTCGGACCTTTGCTGATGTTCGGGCTTGGAGGCACCTACGTGGAGTTCCTCAAGGATGTTTCCTTTGCAGTAGCGCCCATAAGCATCGAAGATGCAAAGCACATGATAACATCCATCAAGACATATCCGCTCATTGCAGGCGTCAGGGGTGAACAGCCTTCAGACATTGCGTCTATAATCGACACGCTCATGAAAGTATCTCAGCTGAGCATGGATTTTCCTGAGATAATGGAATTCGAGATTAACCCTCTCATGGTAATGCCGGAGGGCAAGGGCTGTGTTGCAATGGATGTGCGTTTTACCATAGATACAAAATGACAATATGAGCATTCATACACATAACAGGTAACAAAGGACAGGTCGGGAGCAAAAGCATGGCATCGATATTGGTAAGTTCATCTGAGGAATATTCAGGTAAGAGTTCCATCTGCATGGGACTGGGTAAGATCTTCCAGAACAAAGGCTATGTTATCGGATACATGAAGCCGGTCGGAAATCTTCTGATCAATGTGTACGGGTCCCTTGTGGATGAGGATTCGGAAAGCATCAAAAAGCTGCTCGGACTGCAGGATCCCAGTGAGTCCATCACGCCGGTATATCTTACTGACAGCCTCATCAACGACACCTTGACCGGGATCAGGAAGAATCTTGACAGCAGGCTGCGTGAGGCATATGCAAGGATATCAGAAGGTAAGGACATTGTGATTATCGAAGGTACCGGAGGTATCGGAGGCGGTGCGATGTATGACCTCTCTGATCCTGAGATCGCCTCAAAGCTTGGTACGCGGATGCTGCTCGTAACCCGTTTTGATTCTATATATGCAATTGACCGCATATTGTGCGACCTGCGGATAATACGTGACCCGGATATGCTAGCGGGAGTTATCCTCAATGAGGTGCCGCCTGCCATGCTCGACAGGGTGAAGGAACTTGTAGTGCCCTTCCTGGAAAGAAGGGGTATCAGTATCTTTGGTGTTATACCGCAGGATGAGACCCTCCGCTCCATCCCAATTTCTGACATTGTGGATGGTCTCAATGGTGATATCCTTGTGGGGTCTGACAAGCTTGCAGAGCTTGTGGATAACTACCTTGTGGGTGCAATGGAGGCAGGCTCCGCTATAAAGTATTTCCGCAGGACACCTGACAGCGCGGTGATAACCGGAGGCGACAGGGCGGACATACAGATGGCGGCCATCGAAGCCAGGGTCAAATGTATCATCCTGACAGGAAATATGCAGCCAAGCGGCGCCGTCCTTGCAAGCGCAGAAGCTGTAGGTATTCCCGTTGTACTTGTGAGGGGGGATACCATGAGCACGATCGAAAGGATGGAGCACCTGATCGGTCACGCTCACGTGAAACAGCAGGTCAAGCTTGACAGGATACTCACCCTGCTGGAAAACAATGTCAATGTGGAAGCTATAGCTGAGAGTATGGGCATCAAGATCTGAAATAAGAGGTTTCATTCTTCTTATCTGTGAAACCTGAATCAAAAGGCTGATAGGCTACTTCATCATCCCAAGGACATCACACAGCTTGTTGACAGTATCAACTGCCGTTTTCATCCCTTCTTCATCTTCAGATGCGGGTTTTTGAAGTATTCCGCCAAAGTGGCCCCCATCCCCTACAACTATCATGCCGTGGATATGCATCCACTCGTGGATGGACTGTATGGTCTTTTCCTGCCCTCCGTTCCTGGAACCTCCGACAGCCATGGCAGCACCGACCTTATTACTGAGCTGGAAACCCTGTCTCCTGAGAAGCACGCTCCTGTCAAAGAGTGCTTTCAGCTGGGATGTCATCGTTCCGAAGTAAACAGGGGAAGATACGATTATCCCATCTGCAGAGACCAACTTATCGTAAACTGCCTGCATGTCATCGCTTATGGGGCACTGCCCTCTTTCTTTAGCACATGCGTTACAGGCCGTACATGGAGCTATTGAAGACGAGGAGATGAGCACAGCATCGGTCTCAAAGCCTCTTTCCTCGGCAATACCCAACACTTTTTTGATGAGCGTGTCATTATTTCCGTCTTTCTTAGGACTTCCTGAAATTGCCAGTATCCTCATACTATCACCAGGCTGGATTAAATGTCAAGGGATATTAGTTTTTGGATTTACCTATTCACACATCATCTTTAAATGCCGGACCTGCTGTCTTCTAAATAGAAAAGGATATAACCGGCTTTGTTCATTTACAGCAAAATGTGGTAGTTAACTAATTTATATCACATAAAAGCATAATGTATATAGGCTCCGTACATAGGATATATTGCCGGAGAGGACAGAGGCTACTAATTGTGGTGATGGAACTTTGACTGCTAGAGATTATCTTACTATCGATGATTTTGATATGGAAGGAAAAACAGTCCTGGTGAGAGTGGACCTGAATGTGCCCATGGACCCCGAGGATAACATCCTTGACGACATGAGGATAAAGAGCCATATACCTACCCTGAGGGACCTGGAAGATGCAAGGGTTGTTTTGCTCGCACACCAGAGCAGGGCCGGGAAGAGCGATTTCACCACGATGAGACCACATGCCGAGCGCATGTCACGTTACCTTGGAAAAGAGGTTGAATATGTGGATGATATCTTCGGCTCGCATGCAAGATCAAGAATCACTTCCATGAAGAAAGGTGATGTGATATTACTTGAGAACGTCAGGTTCTATGCCGAGGAAAGCCTGGAACGCTCCTCAAAGGCGCACTCCCAGACCCATATGGTCAAAAAGCTTTCTCCGGTGATTGATATTTTCCTCAACGATGCTTTTGCGGTATCCCACAGGTCACAGCTTTCTATCATGGGTTTTACCGAAGTTCTCCCTACCGGTGCCGGAAGGGTCATGGAGAAAGAGATAAGCTCTCTTGACCGGGGTATCAAGGGAGGTGAATGCCCGTGCGTTTTTGTGCTCGGAGGAGCCAAGGTGGACGACTCCCTCAATGTCACTGATAATGTGCTGAGCAACGGCAGCGTTGACCGCGTGCTTCTCACAGGCGTGGTTGCCAATGTCATGCTCGCAGCCTCAGGTGTCAACATAGGCAAGGCAAACATGGATTTCATAGAATCCCAGGGATACCTTGATCAGATCGAGCGCGGCAGGAAACTCCTTGACAAGTTCGATGGCAAGATAGGCCTGCCCATAGATGTTGCGCTTAATGATGACGGTAAGAGGATAGAGGTCCAGGTGGAAGAGCTCCCCTCGGACCAGCTTCCCATCAATGATATCGGGCTTGAGACAATAGTGGCCTACTCCAAGGAAATACGGAATGCAAAGACGGTTGTGCTCAATGGCCCGGCCGGTCTTTCCGAACTTGACCCGTTCGCACTGGGCACCCATGAGATAATCAAGGCAGCCGTGCATTCGGAATATTCCATTGCAGGCGGAGGCCACATCTCCGCTGAGATA
This DNA window, taken from Methanolobus chelungpuianus, encodes the following:
- a CDS encoding PGF-pre-PGF domain-containing protein, whose amino-acid sequence is MLLNGKSTRRSVCRKSGRDLLYILCILLVVVSAGMANADSDDENDTVSTDDSEDDKDTDSSEDAAETEDTTSAGDPSAAEPGDNEDETGEDDPVSKEGNPNDTGSGDTQAGDEGEADPAESDDPEDSTQGSDGSASDKDTIISANTSASNTSESQDSDEKKDEDSNGGKKEKDNGKSSEGSAAAAPAEPALNNNEISEDKQDTKKSSDDTDKDNDSKADSDNKKDTDAKADSSGSVPDTSSKDDDASKDENGKEKSPKDDTAKDSSSKDNPSKGASVTRDSGSVSSSTGSSTGTASTTVSSTANNKSKYTADTKESSGGNLTTDHTSNVSSQVNASVNISSNLSIIRSEDAEFLREFRDSTESGDNIEFRDYSFASIVRGQEALFRFGYEENVVTSVSFMPAVSGGHVRTVVEILKGTSTLIREHAPGMVYRNFNIWVGDAEFSPQKITDARVSFKVEKEWLTSNDIDSGTMVLYTYINGWNSLSTEITGEDEEYVYYTAQTPGFSLFAIASTEDSYMLTGDQAGKLPAAREDSGIGSSAAASGKSEVPHYNTYRSAAILLVSLLVAGAVGMAGLKYMARPAGNGSMDDGDNSDVKN
- the acs gene encoding acetate--CoA ligase alpha subunit produces the protein MLDRMFDPNAVAVIGASRNKGKVGRAVLENLMAASDDIDIIPINPKDEEILGLRAYPSILDVPREKNVELAVIVIPAKLVPGAIEQCALAGVKNVVVISAGFKEAGIEGAHLERECVALCEKYGIDMVGPNCLGIIDTASGLNASFAANMALRGNIAMMSQSGAICTVTLDWAEKTSVGFSKFVSLGNKADLDENDFLGFFNRDKDTSVIAAYLEGIKNGPDFIKVARQVTRSKPVIVVKSGRTSVGSRAVSSHTGTLAGADAAYDAAFRQSGVLRADSLAEMLDKSRAFSAYPLPAGRNIAIVTNAGGLGILAADACSNAGLTITSLEESTIAKLREALPPAAGLYNPVDVLGDASADMYAYALRTVLADRNVNGVIVLVSPQAMTAVGEIAEKIVDTVKSSDKPVLCNLAGGTRVQEGEDILHRNGIPNYPFPERAVTSMYALCEYYSIRNRSYVPPDEMKVDRIHAAEAIREAREKKTRTLGLESMGILSSYGIHVVDSRIAKTLPEAVRISEEIGYPVVMKIVSPDISHKTDVGGIRLNLQHADDVERAYNTMMSDVRHYMHNAQIAGVQIQKMLSGGKEVIIGMNRDPQFGPLLMFGLGGTYVEFLKDVSFAVAPISIEDAKHMITSIKTYPLIAGVRGEQPSDIASIIDTLMKVSQLSMDFPEIMEFEINPLMVMPEGKGCVAMDVRFTIDTK
- a CDS encoding phosphotransacetylase family protein yields the protein MASILVSSSEEYSGKSSICMGLGKIFQNKGYVIGYMKPVGNLLINVYGSLVDEDSESIKKLLGLQDPSESITPVYLTDSLINDTLTGIRKNLDSRLREAYARISEGKDIVIIEGTGGIGGGAMYDLSDPEIASKLGTRMLLVTRFDSIYAIDRILCDLRIIRDPDMLAGVILNEVPPAMLDRVKELVVPFLERRGISIFGVIPQDETLRSIPISDIVDGLNGDILVGSDKLAELVDNYLVGAMEAGSAIKYFRRTPDSAVITGGDRADIQMAAIEARVKCIILTGNMQPSGAVLASAEAVGIPVVLVRGDTMSTIERMEHLIGHAHVKQQVKLDRILTLLENNVNVEAIAESMGIKI
- a CDS encoding flavodoxin family protein — its product is MRILAISGSPKKDGNNDTLIKKVLGIAEERGFETDAVLISSSSIAPCTACNACAKERGQCPISDDMQAVYDKLVSADGIIVSSPVYFGTMTSQLKALFDRSVLLRRQGFQLSNKVGAAMAVGGSRNGGQEKTIQSIHEWMHIHGMIVVGDGGHFGGILQKPASEDEEGMKTAVDTVNKLCDVLGMMK
- a CDS encoding phosphoglycerate kinase, whose product is MTARDYLTIDDFDMEGKTVLVRVDLNVPMDPEDNILDDMRIKSHIPTLRDLEDARVVLLAHQSRAGKSDFTTMRPHAERMSRYLGKEVEYVDDIFGSHARSRITSMKKGDVILLENVRFYAEESLERSSKAHSQTHMVKKLSPVIDIFLNDAFAVSHRSQLSIMGFTEVLPTGAGRVMEKEISSLDRGIKGGECPCVFVLGGAKVDDSLNVTDNVLSNGSVDRVLLTGVVANVMLAASGVNIGKANMDFIESQGYLDQIERGRKLLDKFDGKIGLPIDVALNDDGKRIEVQVEELPSDQLPINDIGLETIVAYSKEIRNAKTVVLNGPAGLSELDPFALGTHEIIKAAVHSEYSIAGGGHISAEIRNLGYEDRFSHLSTGGGACIDYLAGMVLPGIEALRTAAARYRNNP